The Thalassolituus oleivorans MIL-1 genome includes the window GGAATACTTACTCCCTCCCATACCAATAGGGTAATCATCAAACAATGTTAGGAGTAATAATACCTTGATGCCATCCCTTTCCGTCGGAAAATTCTGAAACACTACTGGCAGTGCTGAAATGGCCGACGTGGTTCCGTCTGATATCTGATATTGGTAATTAGGCATCAGTGGAATCTGCGTATACTCCAAAATAATATCTTTACAGTATTCTCTCTCTTCTTCGGAAAGCTGATTGAAATACTCAATAGTCAGGATGGAGCAAACATCCGCCGGTATGGCACTATTAAATAGATTGAAACTTTCATCAGCATCCGAATTGAGCCTCTCGATTATTTCCTTAGCTTCTTTTAAGGCTAGTTGAGGGTTCTTCTCGTACTGCTCATATTGTTTATAGCGTTCGTCCTTGTCCTTTCTATAGCTTGCCCATAACTTCAGAGAAGTGTATCTCATCGGCTCGGAACTCTTCTTTAATGATGCTTCACTGTACTCCTTGAGCTTAGAGTCAATTTCAGGATTAAAAGATATCTCGATTCCCCCTTCTTTCTCTTCGGTGGAAACCTTCATCTTTCGTCGATCCATCCTCGCCAGGAAAAGCCTCCAGGTCTTATCGGCCCCGGTTTCCTGGCCTTCATCTGGAAGCTGGCTATAGTATTTGTCAAAGATACCCCATAAAACCTTCTGCCTTTTCTCAGCTTCTTCCTCAGATGTATCCTCACTTCTGAAAACCTGGTAACTCAAAGCAAGCTGTTCAAGAGATTTTTTTCTGTGAGGATCATCGCAAGCCTTTATTCTGTCTTGTTCATGGAGAGCATTCTTGTAGTTTGCGCCTCCAAAACCATCTCTCAGCGAGATAAGTGAGCTCTTGTGTGATTGATCCAGCACCAATCTATTCGTGTCAAAATGGAAGAAATCCTTTGTCTGGAAAAGTATTTTAGCGACATTAAACGTCTTCTCTGGGTAAGCCAGGACAATGCTTGTCACCACTGCTGAAATGGATGCTGATTTAGTATTACGCAGAAGATAAAGAAGCCAGCGTTCCAGTATTTCGGAATCCACGTCTTTCCAGTGCTCAAGAAAAAACTTTTCTAAGGCCATGTGAATAGATGAAAGCAAGTGGGTGGAAACCTGTGTTCCTCGATACGAACACCATAACCGGTTGCATATATATTGCTTGACAAACTCCCCCTCTCCGATAAACACATCAATTTCTTCTATTTCATTTCCCGCAAGGCGAGAGTGAGCAAAACATTCCGTTGTCTTATTTGTAAAATCTACAATGAAGTCGATGGTTTTTTTTAGCGCTGACTGTAGCAACCAATAGATGGGGGTCTGATACGGACTTTCAGGAAAGTAATCGTGATGAGAACCACTCAGGCAAAACTCATCTTCAACGTCCATCCTACTATAAAAACTTCCGTTTTTTTGAGGCTGACGATACCAAAACAGATCAGCAATCTGTAAGACATGTTCTGGAAGAGTTATCCAGACAGGCTGAGCATCCATGTCGGTCAGGATTGCTTTCATTAAATCGCAAAATGGATCTCTATGATTGTTCCATCGATTTTTTATAACATCTCCGAATATTTCTTCAATCTCCGGTTTAATCATGCCTGCCCCGTGGAGGATAGTTTGTAATAAATTTTCCTTATGGTCTCCCCGAGACAAATAGACATCCTCTTCGATGGTCCATTGATAATACCTAAGAGCGATCAGGCTAGATAACCGGGTCGTCTCACCCTCTTTGGATTTTTTGTTCCATTCATGAATCACCGGCAATACGTAGTTGATATTTTTGACACCTATCTCGTCTAAATTATCGTAGATGAAACGAATCGCGCTCTGCCAGCCCATTCCCTTTGGCTTGGTCAGCACATATTTAATGGAAAGAAGGTTTGAGTCATTAACTCCCAGTATTTTTAGAATGTCATAATCAACTTCCATGCAAGCCAGCCTTAGCAAGAAGGTCAGTCTTTTTAACAATCTCTGATCGTTACTAATCAAATCTCCCTTGAACGATTCAAAAACTGTTTCTGAATGATTGGAAAGCAAGACTGATATCCATAGCTCATCTTTCCAAAAGTTGGAGATGTCATCACTCTGAATTACTTCAACTATAAATTGCCTTATGGACTCCCAATCGAATAGCAAACGTTCTGACACCCAATTTCTAAAACTGCGACGGACTGGCAGAGATGCTCCAATCTTTTCAAAGAAATCCTTGTTGTTCACCTTGCGTATGTATTCGACGGCAATCTTCTTTTCTAACGCCCATTCCTCGTAAATATCATGTGTAATAAAGTGGCCAGCTGTCTCATAGCCAAGAATTCCGTCATTGACCAACGCATCTAAAACTTTCGAATCACAGGATGGGGTGACAAAGAATTGCCCCTCACCAGCCCTCTGAAAAGCCGTTGATAAGAAACATTGTTCTCTGGCCGGATTCGTTTTAACAACTATCCTGTTCCATAGCTTTTCTTTGAAATTCACATAGTCGATATTCTCGCCGGTATAGAACCTTAAATATTCGCACAGATAGAAAGGATTTGTGATCAACTCCAACAACCTCACATCTTTAGGAAGGTTGAAACCATTTGCATGTGCTATTTCTGATAATTCTTTCTGACTCAGATTGCCTATACTAAAGTTGCTTGGTCTTATCTTATAGATATCAACAAAGTCATAATTCAAATCTGACAAATAGTTGTTTCTAGTAGTGAAGATTATTTTCCAATTATCTTTTATTAAAATCGTTAGGAATTCCTTAAAAGGATCTGTGTTGGTCAAGTCCAAAAGCTTTTCAGCAGAATCAACCACTATGATTTTGTGTGTTTCCTTTCGGTGAGCGGCCGAAAAACCCTCTAAGCTATATTCCTTAAATAGGTCATTAATACAGTCCTTATTGAATTCGCTAGCCTTAAAGACATAAAAAGGAATACTATCCTTCTCTTTTTCATGAAGCTTCTTGATGACCGCTGTTTTCCCAGCACCGCCCACGCCGCTTACGATGAGAATCTGTTTTTGATCCAGGTTTTTACGCAGACTCTCTAAGAGATAAGATCTGTCTATCTCGATCTTTTTATCGTTGAAACCCATATCAGTTTGAATTTCATTCAGCACATTCGATGTGTGCCTCTGCTTCTCTTCCAATAGATCAAAGATGCTTTTATCTGGGGAGAAAAAGTGTTTTGCAAATGTCTCATTCTCAACTGTTACAAATGGAGACTCAAAAAAGCTTGCTGTTCTCCACTCTATCTCTATGCCTGATGCTTTTGCTGTATTTTCGACTTCTTTCTTGGTCTTTGAATCACTTTCCTTCTTACCTTGTCCCCATTCCTGGTTGGTGTAGAAAATGATCTTGGTTAGGTCTGGATAATTCTTTTTGCTTTTTGCAACCATCCCTATCAGCTCAGACTTATTGTCTGACAACTTAGTGTCATAGAATTTTGATTGCCAGCCGACTACTTCATGGCCCTTGGTAATCGGACTTGTCTCTATTCCAGATTGGTTTTTATATCTAAAAATACCAGCCGGAACCTTAAATTCTTGACAGAAAAGTGAATAGCAGAACCACTCAAAATTCGATTGAGGATTTTCACTAAACTTAGCTTTAAAAATATCCCAATTTGGCTTAATCACTTAATCTTTCTCTTGACATGTCTAGGTATTTTAGAATCCCGTTAGCTATCAGAAACAGGTTATTCAGGCTGAAGAATATAATTTTCAAACGTCCGCTTAGGGTCGAAATCAGACTTACTACGACCACCGTATAACAGCATAATAGTGTGCCGGCACACTTTGCCGATCTTGACAAAGTTCCGACTTGGTCGCAACTTATTGATTTTAAAGGGGCATATTCCATTACATTGACAATCCATTCTGTGAAAGTGTGCGCGCACACTATTTCGGTTCTGTATGGCACACTAATTTGTAAACCAGTTTGGTAACTTACTGATTTAAGTGGAGTTTAAGCTATCACCCACTGGCAAAGCGTGCAACACGATTTGTAAAGTGTGCCACAACTCCTTGCCTTTGTAAAAATATACTGTACAAACAACCAGTATATCTTTACAATTGGAGGTCATGGATGGCCAAGAGCAAATTCCTGACGGGTACACGTCAGTTTATGCTTTTAAATCGGTACAGTATTCGTCCTTAAAACACGCATATATATAAAACACGCATATCTATTGGATTCGTTTTTATATCCGCTTTCATAGGTTACGGCACCCAACGGAGTTAAGTGCCGAGCATGTGGGTATGTTTTTAAGCTTCCTTTCGAATGAACCTGATGTCTCGATCAACACTCAGAAGGTTGCTTTAAATTCATTGGCTTTGCATTTATTACGGGAAGGATACGTGAGTCTATTTTATTCGATGATGAATATCAGTTAGGTTGTCGTTAAGCGCATTCCACGCTTCACCAATGCCTGTCTTTAAAGGCTGCCATACTTCATCATTTGCGGCTTTTAGGTCGTAAAGGGTAATTCGGATTTCTTCGAAGTATTCATTCATTTCCTCCAAGGCACCGTCCGAATCAAAATCGACCTTATATTCCTCTAGCGCACGTTCTGCCTGTCGCAATTTTACTTTTAGCTGGTCGATTTCCGTCTGCATGACGAGCAAACGAGCCTCCAATTGCTCTTGGTATGCTTGCTTACTGACCATGATATTACCCCTTACACGGCGTGTGTATGATGCATGTACTGGGTTGGACAAAGGACGAGTTAACAGGTTCCATAACTAAATGCGGCTAACGCTAAGTGATGTTATGACGTTAGGAGCTAGCGTTACCGACAACGGGATAGGCAAGTTCGCCCCACTCTTGGTCGGCGGCGTCGAGCATAATGGCAATAATGATTGGCATTAATGTGAGTAGTAAATTACCACCATCAATAACTTGATCTCGATTCACTTGGCTTTTGTAGGTTGCTCCGCCATTGACTACCTGTTGGTGCAGTACGCATAAGCGATCTAATACGATGGCGAGTAATTCGGGTACTTTACGGCGGCTTAATGCGTTTAACGCAGCGACTGAGGATTGATCGAAAAGCGATTTCCAGTGTTCGTCACCTGAGCGTTGCGATTGCCAGAACGGCGCAAATACATAGGGGTTTTTAATCAGGGCTTTTACTGAGCCTGAATATTGATGCCAAAGACAGTCGTAAATTCGTTCGTCACTGTCTAACGCAACTAAGCGGGCAATAAAGTCGTTAAATGCCGACTGTTCTGCAAGGCTTAGATTGTCTCTGTCGGTGACAACACAAGCGCTAAAACTGATCCATGCAGCGATAAAACGCATGTCATCATCAGCGCTGTGATCTAACGCCGCTTGCCACCAACTGATGGCGCGATGCAGGCGGGTTGAGTGAGATTGATTAAACAAATCACGTTGCTCACGCAAACGCTGTTTGAGTACATCGGGTGTTAATGCCAATGGCTGCATTGATTTAACCATCCTCACTCAGATGCTTGGTGCTTAGTTGCAGCAAGCGCCGTGTTCGTCAAAATCCATCGCCATAAATACGGTGGTTTGTGGGAACTGAGCTGGGTAACACACATAGTAATGTGTATTCTCATCTACCGGCCACCAACATGAAGCAGCGCGCGGCACATCAGCCAGTTCAACGCGTTCGATGCAGTATTGCAGTTTTAAGTATTCAGCTTCTGGGCAGAAACCTAAAAACTCAGCAGGAAAACCATCAACTGCGGTATCCAACTTACCTTCTAGCGTCAGATTCTTTAGTTTGTCTGTCCAAGCTGCATCTTGACTACAGTCGATCAAGAAATCGCCTAACAAGCGGCTGTGTTGCTTTTTAACGATACGAGGCTTAGCCATCATGTGTCCTTAACGTGTTGTTACCAGGGTAATGCCTGGCCATTGGAATGCCAAAAGCCACCACTGTTCTCCAGTGTTAGCTCATCAATACGTGCTGCTATACCCGCTGCGGCATCAGCCGGTGTGATATCACCGGTAAAACCGACCATGCGCGTTTGTACATAACCCGGATGAATTTGGGCCACTGCGACACCGGCGGGTTTCAAATCAATTGCCAAACTCTTACCAATTGCGTTTAGCGCTGCTTTCGAGGCGCGATAACCAAAATACCCGCCGGATGTATTATCGGCGATTGAGCCCATGCGGCTAGTAATATTCGCGACCTTGCTACCTTCTGTCATAAGCGGCAGGAAGTTCATGGTAACGTTCAGCGGTGCTATGGCATTCACTTCCATTTGTTGGCGAATACCCTCTAGGCTCATATTTGCAACCGTTTCATTGGTAAACAAACCGGCATTGTTGATGAGGATATCGACAGGGCCATCCAGCAACTTATGCAACATCCCCACGACCTTAGGAAGATTCTCTTCATCGGTCACATCAATGCCCGCAATCACTTGATCAGCAATGTCTTCAATCTCTTCATTCCCTTCACGGCATATCGCCGTAACTGAATCGCCACGCGCTTCATATAGACGAGCCAATTCAAGGCCAATTCCGCGGTTTGCACCGGTAATAACAACGTTAGCCATCATCTGCTCCTGTAGTTGAGTTAGCACATAATATATGTACCCATACGGATGGCGACATAGTACCGACTTTTTATGACAACGTCTGTACAGGCGTTATTAGATTACAGCGATAGGGGCTTTAATATAAGTCAGCGACCTGTGTATCGTGTCAGCCAATATACAGTTCACTTGCGCCTAATGGTCGTGAGTGCTAAAAAATGGGAAGCATCAAAATAAGTAGTTTGCTTAGCTGGAATAGTTTTATTCGGTGTACTGAATAAATCATTTACAACGGAGGGCAAGTGAATGATACCCGTCGATGGCAATTTTATTTTAGCCGTTGCACCTCGCTTTTCAGGATCGAAAGCGGAGGCACAGGCGCATATTGTAGGGCAAATATCCGCTGTATTTGCTCCAATTCTCGACTCTTACGATATTAATACCAAATTACGCATTGCCCATTTTATGGGACAAATAACTCATGAGTGTGCGGGCTTCCGCACGACCGAGGAATTTGCCTCGGGTGCAGCTTACGAAGGCCGAACTGACTTGGGCAATATACACGCAGGCGATGGCAAGCGTTATAAGGGTCGTGGCTTGATTCAATTAACGGGGCGCTATAACTATAAAAAAATCGGCGATATATTGGATTTACCACTAGAAGAGCATCCAGAAATTGCGGCCGAACCTGTTATCTCATTAAAAATCGCCTGCGAATATTGGAAACGCCGCAACATAAATGAGATTGCGGATGGCGATGATTTAATCAAGGTAACCACGCTTGTTAATGGTGGCCAGAACGGTTTGGAAGATAGACGTAAGTATCTACAAAAATCGAAAACGGCAATAGCTAACTTAGAAGGTATTCGGGTGGCTATTCAGGAAGGTGGAAATACCGTGGTGCTAAGACGCGGCTCGTTCGGTAACGCAGTAATTGAATTACAGAAATTACTTGCTGCCGCAGGCTATCGGCTTTCAATTGATGGCGATTTTGGTGCCGCGACCGAACTTGCCGTCGTTTCGTTTCAGCAATCGAAAGGTTTAATCATCGATGGTATCGTCGGAAAATCAACATGGTCAGCGCTTAAGCATTGATGCCTTTTACGCCCATAAAAAAACCACGCCGAGGCGTGGTTTCTATTTAATTAGAGTTATCTAATTAATTAAGCAACGCGAGCTTCCGCCATCATTGCTTGCAGACGCTTGCTCTGCATTTTCAAAGAATAATCTAGTTCTTTAAAGCGCGTATGAATCGCTGCGGATTCCCACTTCTCTCGTAAATGCTTACGAGTTTCATCCAATCGTTCTGATTGAAGCTCGGTCCACTCGTTCAGCATTTCGCGGAACTCTTCGTATTCTTTTTCTAGCAGTACTGTCCACTTCTCTGAGTTTTCAGCTTTTGCTAGTTTTTCTTGGGCATGCTTAAACTGCATCTTCACTTTCGCGCGTTCGATTTTGAAATCTGGCACGACGCGGAGATTGCTAGTCAAACCAACCCATGAACAGGCGGCGATGAACCACTTGGTTGGGTCCCAGTGATACCAACGAATACCATTACGGTAATCTGTTTGGAAAATATGGTGGTAGTTATGGTAACCCTCACCGTGTGTTAAAAACGCGAAGAATGCGTTATCACGTGCGGTGTTCTCATCTGTGTATGGCTGCGAGCCCCACTTGTGAGCAATTGAGTTAATGAAGAAAGTTACGTGGTGAGTAGTCACAATACGCAACAAACCAGCCAGTAGTAACATGCCCCATACATCGCCGAATATAAAACCGAGCGCCAACGGCACACCGATGTTCATAACCAGTACGATTGGGCCGTAGTACTTGTACTGCCACATTACAATTGGGTCTTTCATTAGATTTTTGACATTGTCGAAGTTAGGAATGCCGCTTTTGTATTCGCGTAGCATCCAACCCATATGAGAGAACCAAAAACCGCGTTTTGCAGAGTATGGATCTAACTCAACGTCATCAACGTGACGATGGTGAACACGGTGGCCAGAAGACCAGTGCAAAATAGTATTTTCAAGAGCTGCGGCGCCCCATAGTGCGTACCAAATACGCAGTAATGGATGTGCTTCATAGCTATTGTGAGACCATAGACGATGATAACCGCCGGTGATGCTCATGCCGGTTAGCCAAGTGATTACAGCGTATGCAACCCATGCAGACGTGCTGTAACCATAGGTGATTCCGTACCATGGCACTATGGTAAGAACACCGAGTGTTGTGACGGCAAACATAATTGCCGGCACCCAGTTGATCGGTGCGTTTTCTTTATTATGTTGTTCGCTCATGGAATTCTCTGTATAAAAAATAGACATTCTCAGCTTAGCGCAGGCCTGTTACAGCCATGCGTCATCATAACGTATTCTGACAAGAAAGACCGCTCGCATAATGGACGGAGATCATTAAATAGGTAAAGTTTTCGCCATTTTTGACTTCTCTGGCCCACTTTCACGGCATATATTCCCACAACTCATTAATGGACAACCACTATTTCCATTTTCTCTAGGCCAAAAAAAACCGCACTGAAGTGCGGTTTCCTTGAATAACCTTAGTGATTAACCACCAAAGTCATCCAGCATGATGTTTTCTGGCTCAACACCGAGATCCAGCAACATCTTGATGACAGATTGGTTCATGATTGGCGGGCCGCACATATAGAACTCACAATCTTCTGGAGCTGGGTGGTTCTTCAAGTACTCGTCAAACAGTACGTTGTGAATAAACCCAGTTAAGCCATCCCAGTTATCTTCTGGTTGAGGATCAGACATAGCAACATGCCACTCGAAGTTTTCGTTTTCAGCCGCTAACATGTCGTAGTCTTCTTTATAGAACAGTTCACGCAATGAACGTGCGCCGTACCAGAAGCTGATCTTACGCTTGGAGTTCAAACGCTTTAGCTGGTCGAAGATATGCGAGCGCATTGGTGCCATACCTGCACCACCGCCAACAAATACCATTTCGGCATCGGTATCACGGGCGAAGAATTCACCAAATGGACCATACACTGTCACTTTATCGCCTGGCTTCAGGTTGAACACATAGCTCGACATGATGCCTGGGTTGATATCTTTAGTGCCCGGAGGTGGTGTCGCGATACGAATGTTGAATTTCACCAGACCACGTTCTTCTGGATAGTTCGCCATTGAATAAGCACGAATGGTGTCTTCCTTATTAACCGCTTTCAGGTTAAAGAAGCCAAAACGCTCCCAGTCGCCACGATATTCTTCTTCAATATCAAAATCAGAGAAATTAATCTCGTATGGCGGGCACTCAAGCTGCACATAACCACCTGCACGGAAGTCTACACTTTCGCCTTCAGGTAGTTGCAACGTAAGCTCTTTAATGAAGGTCGCTACGTTAGGGTTAGAAACAACGGTCGTTTCCCACTTCTTAACACCGAACACTTCTTCAGGTACTTCAACAACCATGTCTTGTTTAACTGGAGTCTGACAAGACAAGCGCCAGCCTTCACGAGCATCACCTTTAGTAAAGTGAGACGCTTCAGTAGGCAGCATTTCGCCACCACCGGAAGACACGATGCACTTACACTGGGCGCAAGTACCACCGCCACCGCAAGCAGATGACAAGAAGATGTTGTTAGATGCAAGTGTTTGCAACAGCTTACCGCCCGCTTCTGTTTCAACTGTGCGCTCACCGTTGATCAGAATTTTTACTTTTCCGGAGCTGACCAGCTTGCTACGTGCACCAAGGATGATGGCAACCAGTGCCAATACGATCCCAGTGAACATGACAACGCCGAGTATGATTTCAAGTTCCACAATCGACTCCTTACAGTGATACGCCAGAGAATGACATGAAACCCAGCGACATCAGACCGACGGTCATGAAGGTAATACCTAGGCCTTGCAGGCCAGCAGGTACATCGCTGTACTTCAACTTTTCACGAATACCAGCCAATGTGGCAATCGCTAGTGCCCAACCTAAGCCAGAACCGATACCGTAAACGGTACTTTCTGCAAAGTTGTAATCACGCTCTACCATGAATAACGAGCCGCCCATGATGGCGCAGTTAACGGTAATCAGAGGTAAGAATACACCTAACGCGTTGTAAAGAGCTGGTACGTATTTGTCTAAAACCATTTCCATGATCTGAACAATCGCTGCAATCACACCAATATAAGTCAACAGACCTAAGAAGCTTAAATCAACGCTAGCGTATTCTTCACCAGCCCAAGACAAAGCACCTTCTTTCAACAAGTAGGTATAGATCAGATTGTTAGCAGGAACGGTAATCGTCTGCACGACAACCACCGCAATGCCCAAACCAATCGCCGTTTCAATTTTCTTTGAGATGGCTAAGAAAGTACACATACCCAAGAAGAAGGCGAGTGCCATGTTCTCAACAAAAACCGCCTTAACTAAAAGGCTGACATAATGTTCCATTAGTGGCCTCCTGAATGTTCGGTATTAGGCAAAATTTTGAAGTCCGCTTTTTCATTTAGATCTTTACGTACGGTACGTAATACCCAAATAAAGCCGCCGATAATAAAGAACGCAGACGGTGGTAACAGTAACAAACCATTAGACTGATACCAGCCACCATCGGTTACCAATGGTAGGATTTCGAAGCCCAACAATTTACCTGCACCAAACAATTCGCGAATAGTACCCACTGTGATTAACACAACGGAATAACCTAAACCGTTACCGATACCATCAAAGAAGCTCAATACAGGACCGTTCTTCATTGCGAACGCTTCAGCACGTCCCATCACGATACAATTGGTAATGATTAGACCGACGAATACTGATAGCTGCTTACTAATATCATAGGCGTAGGCTTTCAGAATTTGATCTACTACGATTACCAAGGATGCGATGATAATCATCTGCACGATAATACGAATATTATTCGGAATATGGTTACGAATTAAGGCAATACCAAAGTTCGAAAATGCCGTTACCGCCGTTAATGC containing:
- the nqrE gene encoding NADH:ubiquinone reductase (Na(+)-transporting) subunit E; this encodes MEHYVSLLVKAVFVENMALAFFLGMCTFLAISKKIETAIGLGIAVVVVQTITVPANNLIYTYLLKEGALSWAGEEYASVDLSFLGLLTYIGVIAAIVQIMEMVLDKYVPALYNALGVFLPLITVNCAIMGGSLFMVERDYNFAESTVYGIGSGLGWALAIATLAGIREKLKYSDVPAGLQGLGITFMTVGLMSLGFMSFSGVSL
- a CDS encoding NADH:ubiquinone reductase (Na(+)-transporting) subunit D; translation: MSDIKTVLTEPLFSKNPIAIQILGICSALAVTTSLKVTLVMCIALTAVTAFSNFGIALIRNHIPNNIRIIVQMIIIASLVIVVDQILKAYAYDISKQLSVFVGLIITNCIVMGRAEAFAMKNGPVLSFFDGIGNGLGYSVVLITVGTIRELFGAGKLLGFEILPLVTDGGWYQSNGLLLLPPSAFFIIGGFIWVLRTVRKDLNEKADFKILPNTEHSGGH
- a CDS encoding peptidoglycan-binding protein, which translates into the protein MIPVDGNFILAVAPRFSGSKAEAQAHIVGQISAVFAPILDSYDINTKLRIAHFMGQITHECAGFRTTEEFASGAAYEGRTDLGNIHAGDGKRYKGRGLIQLTGRYNYKKIGDILDLPLEEHPEIAAEPVISLKIACEYWKRRNINEIADGDDLIKVTTLVNGGQNGLEDRRKYLQKSKTAIANLEGIRVAIQEGGNTVVLRRGSFGNAVIELQKLLAAAGYRLSIDGDFGAATELAVVSFQQSKGLIIDGIVGKSTWSALKH
- the nqrF gene encoding NADH:ubiquinone reductase (Na(+)-transporting) subunit F, coding for MELEIILGVVMFTGIVLALVAIILGARSKLVSSGKVKILINGERTVETEAGGKLLQTLASNNIFLSSACGGGGTCAQCKCIVSSGGGEMLPTEASHFTKGDAREGWRLSCQTPVKQDMVVEVPEEVFGVKKWETTVVSNPNVATFIKELTLQLPEGESVDFRAGGYVQLECPPYEINFSDFDIEEEYRGDWERFGFFNLKAVNKEDTIRAYSMANYPEERGLVKFNIRIATPPPGTKDINPGIMSSYVFNLKPGDKVTVYGPFGEFFARDTDAEMVFVGGGAGMAPMRSHIFDQLKRLNSKRKISFWYGARSLRELFYKEDYDMLAAENENFEWHVAMSDPQPEDNWDGLTGFIHNVLFDEYLKNHPAPEDCEFYMCGPPIMNQSVIKMLLDLGVEPENIMLDDFGG
- a CDS encoding acyl-CoA desaturase — protein: MSEQHNKENAPINWVPAIMFAVTTLGVLTIVPWYGITYGYSTSAWVAYAVITWLTGMSITGGYHRLWSHNSYEAHPLLRIWYALWGAAALENTILHWSSGHRVHHRHVDDVELDPYSAKRGFWFSHMGWMLREYKSGIPNFDNVKNLMKDPIVMWQYKYYGPIVLVMNIGVPLALGFIFGDVWGMLLLAGLLRIVTTHHVTFFINSIAHKWGSQPYTDENTARDNAFFAFLTHGEGYHNYHHIFQTDYRNGIRWYHWDPTKWFIAACSWVGLTSNLRVVPDFKIERAKVKMQFKHAQEKLAKAENSEKWTVLLEKEYEEFREMLNEWTELQSERLDETRKHLREKWESAAIHTRFKELDYSLKMQSKRLQAMMAEARVA
- a CDS encoding SDR family oxidoreductase, translating into MANVVITGANRGIGLELARLYEARGDSVTAICREGNEEIEDIADQVIAGIDVTDEENLPKVVGMLHKLLDGPVDILINNAGLFTNETVANMSLEGIRQQMEVNAIAPLNVTMNFLPLMTEGSKVANITSRMGSIADNTSGGYFGYRASKAALNAIGKSLAIDLKPAGVAVAQIHPGYVQTRMVGFTGDITPADAAAGIAARIDELTLENSGGFWHSNGQALPW
- a CDS encoding phage integrase N-terminal SAM-like domain-containing protein, translated to MRFHRLRHPTELSAEHVGMFLSFLSNEPDVSINTQKVALNSLALHLLREGYVSLFYSMMNIS
- the avs4 gene encoding AVAST type 4 anti-phage nuclease Avs4; its protein translation is MIKPNWDIFKAKFSENPQSNFEWFCYSLFCQEFKVPAGIFRYKNQSGIETSPITKGHEVVGWQSKFYDTKLSDNKSELIGMVAKSKKNYPDLTKIIFYTNQEWGQGKKESDSKTKKEVENTAKASGIEIEWRTASFFESPFVTVENETFAKHFFSPDKSIFDLLEEKQRHTSNVLNEIQTDMGFNDKKIEIDRSYLLESLRKNLDQKQILIVSGVGGAGKTAVIKKLHEKEKDSIPFYVFKASEFNKDCINDLFKEYSLEGFSAAHRKETHKIIVVDSAEKLLDLTNTDPFKEFLTILIKDNWKIIFTTRNNYLSDLNYDFVDIYKIRPSNFSIGNLSQKELSEIAHANGFNLPKDVRLLELITNPFYLCEYLRFYTGENIDYVNFKEKLWNRIVVKTNPAREQCFLSTAFQRAGEGQFFVTPSCDSKVLDALVNDGILGYETAGHFITHDIYEEWALEKKIAVEYIRKVNNKDFFEKIGASLPVRRSFRNWVSERLLFDWESIRQFIVEVIQSDDISNFWKDELWISVLLSNHSETVFESFKGDLISNDQRLLKRLTFLLRLACMEVDYDILKILGVNDSNLLSIKYVLTKPKGMGWQSAIRFIYDNLDEIGVKNINYVLPVIHEWNKKSKEGETTRLSSLIALRYYQWTIEEDVYLSRGDHKENLLQTILHGAGMIKPEIEEIFGDVIKNRWNNHRDPFCDLMKAILTDMDAQPVWITLPEHVLQIADLFWYRQPQKNGSFYSRMDVEDEFCLSGSHHDYFPESPYQTPIYWLLQSALKKTIDFIVDFTNKTTECFAHSRLAGNEIEEIDVFIGEGEFVKQYICNRLWCSYRGTQVSTHLLSSIHMALEKFFLEHWKDVDSEILERWLLYLLRNTKSASISAVVTSIVLAYPEKTFNVAKILFQTKDFFHFDTNRLVLDQSHKSSLISLRDGFGGANYKNALHEQDRIKACDDPHRKKSLEQLALSYQVFRSEDTSEEEAEKRQKVLWGIFDKYYSQLPDEGQETGADKTWRLFLARMDRRKMKVSTEEKEGGIEISFNPEIDSKLKEYSEASLKKSSEPMRYTSLKLWASYRKDKDERYKQYEQYEKNPQLALKEAKEIIERLNSDADESFNLFNSAIPADVCSILTIEYFNQLSEEEREYCKDIILEYTQIPLMPNYQYQISDGTTSAISALPVVFQNFPTERDGIKVLLLLTLFDDYPIGMGGSKYSIYPSMAIHKLWDDHFEDMQSLLIGYFMLKPKYEGLRIKLRNEGYEKGVYEIDEQKFSENFFKEYEHDLQKVIGNTVSIDDLKELDKTDLHILNTGFQLIPMKTDNAIHKQIALSVIATFAAPLLSREREDKIDYSVRHAFLERFAYFVLNASEQDIPNYLKPFLDDFNGSEPIADLFNELILAEDRLDTYDNFWKVWNLFLEKMVNLCKDGDGYWHVDRIIESYLFARVPWKETATDWHTFKDSNNQFFSKIAKNIGHCPSTLYALAKSLNNVASRYLNPGIAWLSEMLTSNEGLWEAKLEANTVYYLESLVRKYIYKEREKIRRTKQLKEEILVILEFLVEKGSVVGYMSRENIL